Proteins from one Ornithobacterium rhinotracheale genomic window:
- a CDS encoding polysaccharide biosynthesis/export family protein: MKKIAYFLLALVLLQSCRTQRDVLYFQNIDQVNLNQGDLPSINEYKLQAGDDLSINVSVDDKELLAPFTLNLSSPTSGGNTSNLQGITTYTIDNEGNINFPQIGKIHLLGKTRTEAIAELTAQFSRYLKNPVVNLKVNNFRVVVLGDSGGKVVNVKNENANILEVLAESGDLKKTSDIDNLLLVRTIDNERTKYTVNLKDANLFNEPYFYVKQNDIIYIKPSKASTLSFNNTPFAAISTILSLGVTIYALFIK; this comes from the coding sequence ATGAAAAAAATAGCCTATTTTCTTTTAGCCCTAGTGCTACTGCAATCTTGTAGAACACAACGAGATGTTTTATATTTTCAAAACATTGATCAAGTAAATCTAAACCAAGGGGATTTACCTAGCATCAACGAATATAAATTGCAGGCTGGAGACGACTTAAGCATCAACGTGTCTGTGGACGATAAAGAGCTATTAGCTCCTTTCACATTAAATTTAAGCTCTCCCACTTCAGGAGGAAACACATCGAATTTACAAGGAATTACCACTTACACAATTGACAATGAAGGAAATATTAATTTTCCACAAATCGGAAAAATCCATCTTTTAGGCAAAACAAGAACCGAGGCCATTGCTGAATTAACCGCTCAATTCAGCCGTTATTTAAAAAATCCTGTGGTGAATTTAAAGGTTAATAATTTCAGAGTTGTGGTTTTAGGGGATTCAGGCGGTAAAGTCGTTAATGTAAAAAATGAAAATGCTAATATTTTAGAGGTTTTGGCAGAAAGTGGAGATCTTAAAAAAACTTCAGATATAGACAATTTATTATTGGTAAGAACCATAGATAATGAGCGAACTAAATATACAGTTAATTTAAAAGACGCCAATCTTTTCAACGAGCCTTATTTTTATGTTAAACAAAACGACATTATCTATATCAAGCCAAGCAAAGCTAGTACACTAAGCTTCAATAATACACCATTTGCTGCAATTTCCACAATCCTTTCTTTGGGAGTTACTATTTACGCACTTTTTATTAAATAA
- a CDS encoding polysaccharide biosynthesis protein — MENKRRKIGFFANLAEKLSNIKHLPRWVIFTIDAGIVACSLAITYFLMNVWGVPNFGSVSSHTSFIIMFAVSVLSLIVFRVSSGVVRHSSIRDITKISLSTFAALIVLFIIGKLWKWKMGSELYFDFCLIFFILTLFLALSLFRFYVKLAFALFIRFRDMPETRNIVIYGTGSQAVGFGSAITENPDSKFNLLGFIEENPSVGKGRILGKKIYSFDQISKLKEKSNLKGIIFSEDNIKAEEFQPIIEDLIKQKIRIYHLPVKLLEQEKGEQSAKIAPNIKTLQIEDLLYRKEIKIENSEISQRHLGKVVLVTGGAGSIGSEIVRKVSSYHPSKVIVVDQAETPLNDIKLEMQEKFPHIDYLFYLADVSNKHRIEKIFKENDISMVYHAAAYKHVPVIEDNPIEAINVNIWGSRILADLASKYKVNRFVMISTDKAVNPTNVMGASKRVAELYVQSLQELPGNTTKFITTRFGNVLGSNGSVIPLFRKQIEEGGPVTVTHEEITRFFMTIPEACELVLQAGVMGQGGEIYVFDMGEPVKIIDLARKMIQLSGLTPGKDIEIKVTGLRPGEKLYEELLSNKTTTLPTHHEKIMRSKDERVPYEIIEKQVTHIARRALVAGRIEIVKLIKEIVPEYISKNSQFEFLDNK; from the coding sequence ATGGAAAACAAGAGAAGAAAAATCGGATTTTTTGCAAATTTAGCTGAAAAATTAAGCAATATTAAACATTTGCCACGCTGGGTGATTTTCACTATAGATGCTGGAATTGTAGCTTGCTCTTTGGCTATTACATATTTTTTAATGAATGTTTGGGGAGTACCAAACTTTGGCTCCGTAAGTAGCCATACAAGCTTTATAATTATGTTTGCCGTTTCGGTTTTGTCTCTCATCGTTTTTCGTGTATCCTCTGGAGTAGTACGCCACTCATCAATCAGAGATATTACCAAAATTTCACTTTCAACCTTTGCTGCATTAATAGTTCTATTTATCATTGGCAAACTGTGGAAATGGAAAATGGGTAGCGAATTATACTTTGATTTTTGCTTAATATTTTTCATCCTCACATTATTTCTTGCACTTTCGCTTTTTAGATTTTATGTTAAGCTTGCTTTTGCCTTATTCATAAGATTCAGAGACATGCCAGAAACGCGCAATATTGTAATTTATGGAACAGGCTCACAGGCCGTAGGGTTCGGTAGCGCTATAACAGAAAATCCAGACAGCAAATTTAATTTATTAGGGTTCATAGAAGAAAACCCAAGCGTGGGAAAAGGTAGAATTTTAGGCAAAAAAATATACTCTTTTGATCAAATTTCTAAACTGAAAGAAAAAAGTAATTTAAAAGGGATTATTTTTTCCGAAGATAATATTAAAGCTGAGGAGTTCCAGCCAATTATAGAGGATTTAATTAAACAAAAAATTAGGATTTATCACCTTCCCGTTAAACTTTTAGAGCAAGAAAAAGGCGAACAAAGTGCTAAAATTGCGCCAAACATTAAAACCTTACAGATTGAAGATCTACTCTATCGTAAAGAAATCAAAATTGAAAATAGCGAAATCAGTCAGCGACATTTAGGAAAAGTTGTTCTAGTAACAGGGGGAGCTGGCTCCATTGGGAGTGAAATAGTTAGAAAAGTATCCTCTTATCATCCAAGCAAAGTAATAGTTGTGGATCAAGCGGAAACACCACTGAACGACATTAAGCTTGAAATGCAAGAAAAATTTCCACACATTGACTACCTATTTTACTTAGCCGATGTGAGCAATAAGCACCGCATCGAAAAAATATTCAAAGAAAATGATATTTCGATGGTTTATCATGCCGCCGCTTATAAGCATGTGCCTGTGATTGAAGATAATCCGATTGAAGCCATTAATGTAAATATTTGGGGGTCAAGAATTTTAGCTGATTTAGCTAGCAAATACAAAGTCAATCGTTTTGTAATGATTTCGACTGACAAAGCCGTAAACCCAACCAATGTAATGGGGGCATCTAAACGCGTAGCAGAGCTTTATGTTCAATCATTACAAGAGCTTCCAGGAAATACTACTAAATTCATTACAACTCGTTTTGGAAATGTTTTGGGGTCCAATGGCTCTGTAATCCCATTGTTTAGAAAACAAATCGAAGAAGGTGGCCCTGTAACGGTAACGCATGAAGAAATTACACGCTTTTTCATGACGATTCCAGAAGCTTGCGAACTTGTATTGCAAGCTGGAGTGATGGGACAAGGAGGCGAAATTTATGTATTCGACATGGGAGAACCTGTGAAAATCATAGATTTAGCAAGAAAAATGATTCAATTGAGTGGCTTAACACCTGGCAAAGACATTGAAATCAAAGTGACTGGTCTAAGACCTGGTGAAAAATTATACGAAGAGCTTTTAAGCAATAAAACCACTACGCTCCCAACTCACCATGAGAAAATTATGCGTTCAAAAGATGAACGCGTGCCTTACGAAATCATAGAAAAGCAAGTCACCCATATTGCAAGAAGAGCTTTAGTTGCTGGGCGTATTGAAATTGTAAAATTAATCAAAGAAATCGTTCCCGAATACATCAGTAAAAACTCACAATTTGAATTTTTGGATAATAAATAA
- a CDS encoding DegT/DnrJ/EryC1/StrS family aminotransferase: MKSKIWLSSPHMGGNEQKYINEAFEQNWVAPLGPNVNGFEEDLKNYLGGKVHVAGLSAGTAALHLGLILLGVEAGDEVICQSMTFAASANPIKYLGAKPVFVDSEEETLNISPEALEEAIQNRIENGVKPKAIVAVHLYGMPYKNKEIRAIADKYDIPILEDAAEALGSTYYGENCGTLGDISILSFNGNKIITTSGGGALVCKDEAVKQKAVFLATQARDDAPHYQHSHIGYNYRLSNICAGIGRGQMEVLAERVNQRRAMHAFYQELFKDFDDIQLLTERNENLFSNHWLSVILLKDYDQREKLRLALADENIESRPLWKPMHLQPVFSDAMYFGGKVSENAFDRGLCLPSGSNLTDEDRDRIKNCILHALK; this comes from the coding sequence ATGAAATCAAAAATATGGTTATCATCACCCCACATGGGTGGAAACGAGCAAAAATACATTAATGAAGCTTTTGAACAAAATTGGGTTGCCCCATTGGGGCCTAATGTAAATGGCTTTGAAGAAGACTTAAAGAATTACCTTGGTGGAAAAGTGCATGTTGCAGGGCTTAGTGCAGGAACAGCCGCTTTACATCTTGGTTTGATTTTATTAGGCGTTGAGGCTGGCGATGAAGTGATTTGCCAAAGTATGACTTTCGCCGCATCGGCCAATCCTATTAAATACTTAGGGGCTAAACCTGTTTTTGTGGATAGCGAGGAAGAAACGCTCAATATTAGTCCAGAGGCTTTAGAAGAAGCCATCCAAAACCGAATTGAAAATGGTGTGAAGCCAAAAGCAATTGTTGCAGTGCACTTGTATGGTATGCCATACAAAAATAAAGAAATTCGTGCCATTGCCGATAAATACGATATTCCAATTTTAGAAGATGCCGCTGAAGCTTTAGGCAGCACCTATTATGGTGAGAATTGCGGGACTCTAGGTGATATTTCTATTTTAAGTTTTAACGGAAATAAAATCATCACCACTTCAGGAGGTGGGGCACTTGTTTGCAAGGACGAAGCGGTAAAACAAAAAGCTGTTTTCTTAGCAACACAAGCAAGAGACGACGCTCCGCACTATCAGCATTCACACATTGGGTATAATTACCGATTGAGTAACATTTGCGCAGGAATTGGCCGTGGACAAATGGAAGTTTTAGCCGAAAGAGTGAATCAAAGAAGAGCGATGCATGCGTTTTACCAAGAGCTTTTTAAAGATTTCGATGACATTCAATTGTTGACTGAAAGAAACGAAAACCTATTTTCAAATCATTGGCTTTCTGTGATTTTATTAAAAGACTACGATCAAAGAGAAAAATTGAGATTAGCACTTGCCGATGAAAATATCGAATCAAGACCGCTTTGGAAACCGATGCACTTGCAGCCTGTATTTAGCGATGCTATGTATTTCGGTGGCAAGGTTTCAGAAAATGCTTTTGATCGCGGACTTTGTTTGCCTTCAGGCTCTAATCTAACAGACGAGGATAGAGATAGAATAAAAAATTGTATATTGCACGCCTTAAAGTAA
- a CDS encoding acetyltransferase, with translation MIIFGASGHGKVIFDILQSDDKSSVAKFIDDHPHSNKFCGIPLTLPSESDYEQPIIIAIGNNLVRKNISAKFQYYINAIHPFSCISTSVKMGVGNAIMPGSVVNHSTQIGNHCILNTNCSVDHDCVINDFVHISPNAALAGNVKVGECTHIGIGASVIQGIKIGKNVTIGAGCVIIKDIPDNCVVVGNPGKIIKSK, from the coding sequence ATGATTATTTTTGGCGCAAGCGGACACGGAAAGGTAATTTTCGACATTCTCCAGAGTGACGACAAATCTTCTGTAGCTAAATTTATAGACGACCACCCTCATAGTAATAAGTTTTGCGGAATACCTTTAACTTTACCTTCTGAATCAGATTACGAGCAACCAATAATCATAGCAATAGGCAACAACCTTGTCCGCAAAAACATATCCGCCAAATTCCAATATTACATCAATGCCATTCACCCGTTTTCTTGTATTTCTACATCTGTAAAAATGGGCGTAGGAAACGCAATTATGCCCGGTTCTGTTGTTAATCATTCCACTCAAATTGGCAATCATTGCATTCTAAACACCAATTGTAGTGTAGACCACGATTGTGTAATCAACGATTTTGTACACATTTCACCCAATGCAGCTTTGGCTGGAAATGTTAAAGTAGGCGAATGCACGCATATTGGTATCGGAGCGAGCGTTATTCAAGGAATAAAAATTGGAAAAAATGTAACAATTGGCGCTGGTTGCGTCATAATAAAAGACATCCCTGACAACTGTGTTGTGGTCGGAAACCCAGGAAAAATAATTAAATCCAAATGA
- a CDS encoding sugar transferase encodes MYRLFLKRAIDFTASLIGLIVLSPILLVVTILLAIANHGKPFFFQKRPGLNEKIFSIVKFKTMNDKKDAQGNLLPDADRLTSVGKFVRKTSLDEIPQLINVLKGDMSLIGPRPLLPEYLPLYNEEQKKRHLVRPGITGWAQVNGRNAISWEEKFRHDVWYVKNLSFSLDVKIIFLTIEKVFKSEGISQEGQVTTYKFDGTN; translated from the coding sequence ATGTATCGACTTTTCCTCAAAAGAGCCATAGACTTCACAGCCAGCCTCATTGGACTTATTGTACTGAGCCCGATACTATTAGTTGTAACCATTTTGCTCGCCATTGCCAATCATGGAAAACCATTCTTTTTTCAAAAAAGACCAGGATTAAACGAGAAAATCTTTTCAATTGTGAAGTTCAAAACTATGAACGATAAAAAGGATGCTCAAGGAAATCTATTGCCCGATGCTGATCGTTTGACTTCCGTAGGGAAGTTTGTGAGAAAAACATCTTTAGACGAAATTCCGCAATTGATTAATGTACTGAAAGGTGACATGAGCTTAATCGGCCCTAGACCATTGCTCCCAGAATATTTACCTTTGTATAACGAAGAACAAAAAAAGCGACATTTAGTTCGACCAGGCATTACTGGATGGGCTCAGGTAAATGGAAGAAATGCCATTTCATGGGAAGAAAAGTTTAGGCACGATGTTTGGTATGTTAAAAATTTAAGCTTCTCTTTAGATGTGAAAATCATTTTTTTAACAATTGAAAAAGTTTTTAAATCTGAAGGGATTTCTCAAGAAGGACAAGTAACAACCTATAAATTTGACGGAACGAATTAA
- the hflX gene encoding GTPase HflX, with product MLEKKEARYERVILVGIITQNQTEEKLNEYMDELAFLAYTAGAETVARFTQKLQQPDSKYFVGSGKLDEIKEFVEENDIDTVIFDDELSPSQLKNIERVLDRKIIDRTNLILDIFAQRAETSYARTQVELAQYEYILPRLIRMWTHLERQRGGIGLRGPGETQIQTDRRIIRDRIALLKKKLENIDKQMATQRKNRGALIRVALVGYTNVGKSTIMNLISKSNVFAEDKLFATLDTTVRKVVIGNLPFLLSDTVGFIRKLPTQLVESFKSTLDEVREADLILHVVDISHESFEDHIRSVNEILKEIDVVDKPTIMVFNKIDNFRFTPKAEDDLSEPTRENISLDEWERMWVAKTEFPTLFISAKKKKNIAAFKKTLYEEVKKIHTQRYPYNNFLFQYYDEE from the coding sequence ATGTTAGAAAAAAAAGAGGCGCGTTATGAACGCGTTATTTTGGTGGGGATTATTACTCAAAATCAAACCGAAGAAAAATTAAATGAATACATGGACGAGCTAGCGTTTTTGGCCTATACAGCAGGCGCTGAAACGGTCGCTCGATTTACTCAAAAACTTCAACAGCCTGATTCTAAATATTTCGTGGGAAGCGGGAAATTAGATGAAATTAAGGAATTTGTGGAAGAAAACGATATCGATACGGTGATTTTTGATGATGAATTATCTCCGTCTCAGCTCAAAAACATTGAGCGTGTGCTGGATAGAAAAATCATCGATCGCACGAATTTAATTCTTGATATTTTTGCCCAAAGAGCCGAAACATCTTATGCACGCACCCAAGTAGAGCTAGCGCAGTATGAATATATTTTACCACGATTGATCCGAATGTGGACCCACTTGGAGCGCCAGCGTGGGGGGATTGGTCTTCGTGGTCCAGGGGAAACGCAGATTCAGACCGATAGAAGAATCATTCGCGACCGCATCGCTTTGCTTAAAAAGAAATTAGAGAATATTGATAAGCAAATGGCGACGCAACGCAAAAATAGAGGCGCTTTGATTCGTGTGGCGCTGGTGGGGTACACCAATGTGGGGAAATCTACCATTATGAATTTAATTAGCAAATCCAATGTTTTTGCCGAGGATAAATTGTTTGCCACGCTAGACACCACCGTGCGAAAGGTGGTCATTGGGAATTTGCCTTTTTTGTTGAGCGACACCGTGGGCTTCATTAGAAAACTACCTACACAACTTGTGGAATCTTTTAAATCTACCCTAGATGAGGTGCGCGAGGCGGATTTGATTTTGCATGTGGTGGATATTTCGCACGAAAGTTTTGAAGATCATATTCGTTCGGTGAACGAGATTTTAAAAGAAATTGATGTTGTTGACAAGCCAACAATTATGGTGTTTAATAAAATAGATAATTTTAGATTCACTCCCAAAGCGGAAGATGATTTAAGTGAGCCTACGAGAGAAAATATAAGCCTAGACGAATGGGAGCGAATGTGGGTGGCAAAAACCGAATTTCCTACATTATTTATTTCGGCTAAAAAGAAAAAGAACATCGCGGCGTTCAAAAAAACGCTTTACGAAGAAGTAAAGAAAATTCACACCCAGCGCTATCCGTACAATAATTTTTTGTTTCAATATTATGACGAAGAGTAA
- the folK gene encoding 2-amino-4-hydroxy-6-hydroxymethyldihydropteridine diphosphokinase — MTKSKVVLLLGTNLGNRAENLKQAKIHLSEIGEIESETPIMETEPVGFTADQDFLNQILLFRTDFSPIKLLVAIKEVEKSMGRIYTQPREGEKYVSRIIDIDILFYENLNFSSKVLNIPHHQVKSRNFVRELLKNNGLAE; from the coding sequence ATGACGAAGAGTAAAGTTGTATTGTTATTGGGAACGAATTTGGGAAATCGAGCAGAAAATTTAAAACAGGCGAAAATTCATTTGTCTGAAATAGGCGAAATTGAAAGTGAAACGCCTATAATGGAAACGGAACCTGTAGGGTTTACCGCAGATCAAGATTTTCTCAATCAAATATTGTTGTTTCGGACCGATTTTTCACCTATCAAGTTGCTTGTTGCAATCAAGGAGGTTGAAAAATCTATGGGGAGAATTTACACGCAACCCCGAGAAGGAGAAAAATATGTTTCAAGAATTATAGATATTGATATTTTGTTTTACGAAAATTTAAATTTTTCTTCAAAAGTGTTGAATATACCCCATCACCAAGTAAAATCAAGGAATTTTGTACGTGAGCTATTGAAAAATAATGGGCTAGCAGAATAA
- a CDS encoding OmpA family protein, which translates to MKYLKLFTLSSLALCAFPLMAQEETEVVVVEDSATLTPQQEYFQNKYYGQNRDYVKFTSDQKKFNDWSIAVYAGLPIVQGADLNTMESNHGIEWGGYDLQAVLTKQITHAFGLGVQFNYGKTKQQTHVGGNEYKGHTDYWMWSLQGDLNFSNLFRRVDNKSRYAWALHGYGGIGTLQYSAYINKNGGADIKTAKPGGFGSVYINGGGGLRYKVNQRLDIEAKAMYYFTGDEEFDGSSAGTQYDGGRFQDGTSIPAVANFEEGKDDGLFTFSIGALLKLGKHHEHLSWADPLADIYPGPSPEELQAMLVVCAQGDHDDDGVCDDWDRELNTPLGARVDGAGRALDTDLDGVIDLYDKCVTLPGPADNDGCPLNKDAEAAINLAISNLEFSLDSDVISPSYYPLLDKAAEYLKYYKDDVYNVVGHTDTRASEAYNMNLSRRRAQAVKDYLVQKHGIPTEQLNVVAMGEKDLRFPQCKPATKCPEWMNHANRRVVFVKQ; encoded by the coding sequence ATGAAGTATTTAAAACTATTTACCTTATCTTCGTTAGCTCTTTGTGCTTTCCCTTTGATGGCGCAAGAGGAAACAGAAGTTGTAGTGGTAGAGGATTCAGCAACATTGACTCCTCAACAAGAGTATTTTCAAAACAAGTACTACGGTCAAAACCGTGACTATGTGAAATTCACTTCTGATCAGAAAAAATTCAATGATTGGAGTATTGCTGTTTATGCAGGTCTTCCAATTGTTCAAGGAGCTGACTTAAACACTATGGAATCTAATCATGGAATTGAATGGGGCGGTTATGATTTGCAAGCTGTATTGACTAAGCAAATTACACATGCCTTTGGTTTAGGGGTGCAATTTAACTATGGTAAAACTAAACAACAGACACACGTTGGAGGCAATGAGTATAAAGGACATACTGATTACTGGATGTGGTCTTTGCAAGGGGATTTAAACTTTAGCAACTTATTTAGAAGAGTTGATAACAAATCTCGCTATGCATGGGCATTACACGGATACGGTGGAATTGGTACACTTCAATATAGTGCTTACATCAACAAAAATGGTGGAGCTGATATAAAAACTGCTAAGCCAGGTGGTTTTGGTTCAGTATACATCAATGGTGGTGGTGGTTTAAGATATAAAGTTAATCAAAGACTTGATATTGAGGCTAAAGCTATGTATTACTTTACTGGTGATGAGGAATTTGATGGTTCTTCTGCTGGAACACAGTACGATGGTGGTAGATTCCAAGACGGAACTTCTATCCCAGCAGTTGCTAACTTCGAAGAAGGTAAAGATGATGGATTATTTACATTCAGCATCGGTGCTTTATTGAAATTAGGAAAACATCATGAGCACTTATCATGGGCTGATCCATTAGCAGACATCTACCCTGGTCCTTCACCAGAAGAATTACAAGCTATGTTAGTAGTTTGTGCTCAAGGTGACCATGACGATGATGGTGTTTGTGATGATTGGGATCGTGAGTTGAACACTCCACTTGGAGCAAGAGTTGACGGTGCTGGTCGTGCATTAGATACAGATTTAGATGGTGTTATCGACTTGTATGACAAGTGTGTTACATTGCCTGGCCCAGCAGATAACGATGGTTGTCCATTGAACAAAGATGCTGAAGCTGCTATCAACTTGGCAATTTCTAACTTAGAATTCTCTTTAGATTCAGATGTTATTTCTCCATCTTATTATCCATTGTTAGACAAAGCTGCTGAGTATTTGAAATACTACAAAGATGATGTTTACAATGTTGTAGGTCATACAGATACAAGAGCTTCTGAAGCTTATAACATGAATCTTTCTAGAAGAAGAGCACAAGCTGTTAAGGATTATTTAGTTCAAAAACATGGTATCCCAACTGAACAATTGAATGTTGTTGCAATGGGTGAAAAAGATTTGAGATTCCCTCAATGTAAACCAGCTACTAAATGTCCTGAATGGATGAACCACGCTAACAGACGTGTAGTTTTCGTAAAACAATAA
- a CDS encoding ABC transporter ATP-binding protein translates to MKELLSLNKYLYKYRGRLFLGTLFIIGLNFFMVYKIRYVGKAVNFIKASLNSGEAGKISELWYYGALIIVLPLVAVFLQFLMRQTIIVASRHMEYDLKNVIYEHYQELDTSFYKNNRIGDLMNRISEDVSYVRMYLGPGIMYPINLLAMSVILIIEMLSIDKTMTLFTLLPLPFLSVLVYFLSSKINRKSRELQAEQSNLSAFVQDMFSGIRVIKSFGKEKSVKRNYAKNVKKYKHKAIELANIDAFFSPLIVVIIGVSQIVILYVGGMRYINGQIQEIGTLAQFFMYLNMLIWPFTSLGWVSMVVQRASSSMKRINEFLNTEPSVQNTGTIKAKIQGKINFEKVDFVYDNTGIQALKNVSFEVPAGETLAILGKTGSGKTTIAELISRLCDPTRGVVKIDDQDLKSYDLFSLRNQIGVVPQEAFLFSTSLRENLNFGADKDTLELAQKYAEKADLHENITGFREGYDTVVGERGVTLSGGQKQRLSIARALIKKPKILIFDDSLSAVDTETETTILNNIKQESEGKTTIIITHRVSSAKHAQQIIVLDCGEIIERGTHQDLMDLGGVYCEMYTQQTQMQD, encoded by the coding sequence ATGAAAGAACTTTTAAGCCTAAATAAATATTTGTATAAATACCGTGGTCGCTTATTCCTTGGAACTTTGTTCATCATAGGATTGAATTTTTTCATGGTTTATAAAATCAGATATGTGGGCAAGGCCGTAAATTTCATAAAAGCATCATTGAATAGCGGTGAGGCGGGAAAAATCAGTGAGCTTTGGTACTATGGTGCGCTAATTATTGTGTTGCCACTCGTTGCGGTGTTTCTCCAGTTTTTAATGCGACAAACTATTATCGTAGCCTCACGCCACATGGAATACGATTTAAAAAATGTTATTTACGAGCATTATCAAGAATTAGACACATCATTCTATAAAAACAACCGAATTGGAGATTTGATGAACCGCATTAGCGAAGATGTAAGCTATGTCCGAATGTATTTGGGGCCGGGGATTATGTATCCAATTAACTTGTTGGCAATGTCGGTGATTTTAATCATCGAAATGCTATCGATTGATAAGACAATGACGCTTTTCACCTTATTACCTTTACCGTTTTTGTCGGTTTTGGTGTATTTTTTAAGTAGTAAAATCAATCGAAAAAGTCGAGAATTACAAGCCGAACAATCCAATTTATCGGCCTTTGTGCAAGATATGTTTTCGGGAATTCGTGTGATAAAATCTTTTGGCAAAGAAAAAAGTGTCAAAAGAAATTACGCCAAAAATGTAAAAAAATATAAGCACAAAGCGATAGAGCTTGCCAATATCGATGCTTTTTTTTCTCCTTTAATCGTAGTGATTATCGGCGTAAGTCAAATCGTGATTTTGTATGTGGGAGGAATGCGCTATATCAACGGACAAATTCAAGAAATCGGTACTTTAGCCCAATTTTTTATGTATTTAAATATGCTCATTTGGCCATTTACATCTTTAGGCTGGGTGTCGATGGTGGTGCAGCGTGCATCAAGCTCTATGAAGCGAATCAATGAGTTTTTAAATACAGAGCCATCGGTGCAAAATACGGGAACGATTAAAGCTAAAATTCAGGGAAAAATCAATTTTGAAAAGGTAGATTTTGTTTATGATAATACAGGAATTCAAGCATTGAAAAATGTAAGCTTTGAAGTGCCTGCGGGAGAAACGCTAGCCATTTTAGGAAAAACGGGGTCTGGGAAAACGACTATTGCTGAGCTTATTTCTCGTTTGTGTGACCCAACGCGTGGGGTGGTGAAAATTGATGACCAAGATTTAAAATCTTATGACTTGTTTTCGCTCCGAAATCAAATTGGCGTGGTGCCGCAAGAAGCCTTTTTATTCTCTACGAGTTTGCGAGAAAATTTGAATTTTGGCGCAGACAAAGATACTTTGGAATTGGCGCAAAAATATGCCGAAAAAGCAGATTTGCACGAGAATATTACAGGTTTTAGAGAAGGATATGATACGGTGGTGGGAGAGCGTGGCGTTACGCTTTCGGGCGGACAAAAGCAGCGACTTTCCATTGCACGAGCTTTGATAAAAAAGCCTAAAATTTTAATTTTTGATGATAGCCTTTCGGCAGTGGATACAGAAACAGAAACCACGATTTTAAACAACATCAAACAAGAATCTGAAGGAAAAACGACTATAATCATCACGCACCGAGTTTCTTCGGCTAAACATGCGCAACAAATCATCGTTTTGGATTGTGGCGAAATCATCGAGCGTGGCACGCACCAAGATTTAATGGATTTAGGTGGAGTCTACTGCGAAATGTACACGCAACAAACCCAGATGCAAGACTGA